CGCGTCGGCGCCATTGCCCGTGTGAAGGAAATCTTCTGGTTCGACGTCCAATGCCTGACGGATGCGATCAATTTCTACCGATGCCGGGTCGTCGCACTCGCCGGATACCCTGATGCGCCGCAGCCGCCGATCGTCTTCATACGGCTCAGGCACATGCTTTCGCCGGAACGCTATCGCAGGATCAAGCGCGATTTCCTTCGGGTTCATCGGCAATATGTGCTCGATGCCGACGTTCGCGCGCCTTTCGATTTTACGATGATGACGGCCGGACCTTTCTCGGCCGCCTCATTCGCCAATCCAAGCTGAAACCGGCTCAGGATTTCAGCAGGGAGATGCCGCTTTCGCGGTCAAACAGATGCAGGCTCTCCGGTTCGATCGAGAAGGACACGGCATCGCCGGGTTTCGGGCTCCCGCCCGCCTTGACCAGAGCGCCGATTTCCTTGCCGGCGAAAAGGAACGTCACCAGCGCGTCGTTGCCGTGAAACTCGACGAGATCGGCAATGCCCGACATGTGACTGGAGCCCGCATCCGCGATCTTGAGATCGGCGGGGCGGATACCGAGCACCAGTTGCTGGCCATGGCGCAGCGCGAATTTTTCATCCGAGACCACGAAGTTGCCGCCGGCGCTGCGCAGTAACCAGCCGCCTTCGGTCTTCTCGGCCGTGACGTCGATGAAGTTCATGTTGGGCGTGCCGATGAAACCGGCAACGAACAGGGTGCGGGGCCGCTCGTAGATTTCTGCGGGCGTGCCGACCTGTTCGATCGCCCCGCCCTTCATCAAGACGATCCTGTCGGCGAGCGTCATCGCCTCCAACTGATCGTGCGTCACATAGATCGTCGTGGTCTTCAGCTTCTGGTGCAGCCGCGCGATCTCGACACGCATGTGATTGCGCAGCTTGGCATCGAGATTGGACAGCGGCTCGTCAAAGAGGAAGACGCGCGGCGTCTTGATCATCGCGCGGGCGATCGCGACGCGCTGCTGCTGGCCGCCGGACAATTCGGTCGGCTTGCGGGCGAGATAGGGCTCGAGGCCGAGCGTTGCCGAAACAGTGCGGATCCGGGTGTCGATCTCCGCCTTTGAGACTTTCATGCGCTTCAGCCCGAAGGCGATGTTGTCGTAGATCGTCATGTGCGGGTAGAGCGCATAGTTCTGGAAGACCATGGCGACGCCGCGGTCGCGCGGCGGCAGGTCGTTCACTGTCCGGCCACCGATCGAGACAGTGCCGCCGGAGATGTCCTCAAGACCGGCAATCATGCGCAGAAGCGTAGACTTGCCGCAGCCGGATGGGCCGAGAAACACGATGAATTCGTGATCGGCGACATCGAGGTTGAAATCCCTGATGACATCAACGGCACCGTATTGCTTGTCGACGTTGGAACAGACGATGTTCGCCATGGCTCAATCCTTCCCACTGTCCATGCGGATCTGCAGCTTGATGTCGGTCGGCCGCGCGGAAGCAGCACGTTCGAAAGCCCGAATGCTGTCTTCGAACCGGAACGTGTCGGTGATCAGCGGCTTCAGGTCGACCTTGCCCGACGCGATCAACTGCAGCGCACGATCGAAGATGTTGGCGTATCGGAACACTGTTTCGATGCGGATCTCCTTTGAGATCGCGCCCGGTACGTCGAACTGGACGGCCTCGATCGGCAGACCGACCAGCACGATGGCACCGCCCGGGCGAACGAGATCGAAGATACCGAAGAACGCCTTGGCACTGCCGCTTGCCTCGAAGACGACATCGGCGCCCCAGCCGTCGGTTTCAGTGGCAATCACATCGGCAAAGGAGCGCTCGGCGATGTTGACCGGGGTGATGCCCGGATATTGCGCGGCGATCGCCAGTTTCTCGGCGCTGAAATCGGAGATGAAGACGCGGCTGCAGCCGCCGGCAAGGGCTGCAAGCGCCACCATGATGCCGATTGGCCCGCAGCCGATCACCGCGGCGACATCGCCGGGTGCGATCCGGGCGCGGGCGGCGGCCTGCATGCCGATCGCGAAGGGTTCGACCATGGCGCCTTCGGCAAAGGAGACGTTGTCCGGAAGCTTGTAGGTGAAGGCGGCCGGATGGATGGCGAAGGGCGCCAGCACCCCGTGTACTGGCGGCGTCGCCCAGAAGCGCACCTTGGGATCGACATTGTAGATGCCGAGCTTGGAGGCGCGGGACGAAAGATCGGGAACTCCCGGTTCCATGCAGACGCGGTCACCAACGTCGAGCGTTTTGACATTGCTGCCGAGCGCGACCACGGTGCCGGCGGCTTCGTGGCCGAGCACCATCGGCTCGCGCACCACATAGGGGCCGATGGCGCCATGGGTGTAATAATGCACGTCGCTGCCGCAGACGCCGACCGTGTGGATGGCGATCTTGACGTCATCGGGGCCGAGTTCCAGCGGAAGATCGATCTCGCGGAGCGAGAGCACGCCTTTTTGCTCGAGGACCAACGCTTGCATGAAGGATTTCCTTGTTTTCAGTGTCTTGGTTTTCGCAGTCTTGGTGTTCATTGGGTCTTGCGCTTGAAGGCGCTGTTGAGCATGCCGCTTAGAACCCCGATGAAGAGCAGCGGAGGGATGGAGAGCAGCACGACGGACGCGTTGAGGATGCCCCAGGGCACATCGCGGCCGAGCTGCGTCAGCTCCGAGGCGACGATCGGCAATGTCTTCGCGTCCGACGTCGTCAGCATCAGCGCGATCAGGAACTCGTTCCAGACGAGCACGAAGGCAAAGGCGACGGCGCCGATGAGCGACCGCAGTGCTATGGGCAGAGCGATGAGGAAGAAGATCGCGTAGGGGCCATAGCCATCGACGCGGGCGGCCTCCTCGACTTCCTTCGGCACCCGGGCGAAGGCCGGGACGCTCAGCCAGATGACGGTCGCGAGCGTCAGCAGCGAATAGGTGACGATCATCGACAGGCGGGTGTCATAGAGGCCGAAATCGAGCCAGATCACCATCAGCGGAATGGCGATCGCCACAGGCGGCAGGAAGCGCAGCGACAGAACGAAGAACTGGATGTCGCGCGACCAGCGGTTGGGATAGCGCGCGATGGCATAGGCGGCGGGCAGGCCAAAGGTGGCACCGATCAGCACCGAGGCGCCCGAAATCAGCAGCGAATTGACGAGACCGGCAAAGACGCTTTCGCGACCGAGCACATAGGCGAAGTTGTCGAATGTCGGCTCGAAGAAGAAAAGCGGTGTCGGCGTCACGATGTCGACGCGGTTCTTGAAGGCGTTGAGCGCGGTCCAGAACATCGGAAACACGGCCGAGAAGGCGGCGGCGGCAAGGATCAATCGGCCAAAGAGGCGGCCAAGGGCGTGGGCGGTCATCACTGAACCCTCTTCCAGATGAAGGTGAAGGCGATCGACGTGGCGATCATCATCAGAACCGCCATGCTGGACGCGTAGGAAATGCGGCCGGACTCGATGAAACCCTGCGAGAAGGCGTACATATCGAGCGTTTCGGTCGTGATCCCGGGGCCGCCGCGCGTCATGACGTAGATCAGGTCGAAGGCGCGCAGCGACTCGATCATCTTGACGAAGGCGAGCGAGATCAGCGGCGCCTTCAGCATAGGCAGCGCGATGAAGGCGTAGACTTCCCAGGTGCGAGCGTGGTCGAGGCGGGCGGCTTCGAACGGCTGGGGCGGCAGCGTTTCCAGGAGCTTCAGCACGATGACGGCGAAGAACAGTCCCCATTGCCAGACGTCGACCAATGCAACCGTCGCAAGTGCCGTTGCCGGATTGGAGAGCAGGTCGAGCGGCTGACCGGTGATCGCCTTATAGGGATAGGTGGCGATGCCATAGAGGGGATGGAAGGCGAACTTCCAGACGAAGGCGGCCGAAACCCGCGGCAGGATCACGGGCACCAGAAACAACAGCGCCAGCAGATTGCGCGTGCGCGGCGACACGCATTCGAAGAGCAGAATGCCGAGGCCAACGGCGATGACGAGGGTCATTCCGACGGTCACCGCTTCCCAGGTGAGCGAGACGCCGATGGCGTTGACGAAGCGGCGGTCCGAGAAGAGGTCGATATAGTTGGCGAATCCGACGAAGCTGCCGTCCGGACGGCTGAGCTCCCGGTTCTGGAAGGATATGTAGATCGCATAGGCCGTCGGCACGAGAGCGAGCACGGCGAGGATCCCCATGGCCGGGGTGAGGAAGACCGCCGGCAGGCTGTTTTTCTGCTTCATGTGATGATGTCCTACGGCTGAGCGCGAGAGGCGCTCCCGATGGTGTGGGCCACCGGCGGCGTTACCGACCGATGGCCCCTTGGGAGGAAGTGGCTTACTGGCTGCGGGCAACCAGGTCCTTGGCAAAGCCGTCGAGCTCGTCGAGGCCTTCCTTGATGTCGGTGCGCGTTCCGGTGATCAGCTCTTCGAGGATGATACCCCAGCGGTCGCCAAGATCAGGCCATTGCGGGTTCTGCCAGAAGTTGACGGCGGTGACCTTGCCGGTATCGGCGAGCGCCTGGCCGAGATCGGGGCCGTAGAGTTCGGCGAATTTCGGGCTGGTCATGATGCTGGTGCGATTGAGTTCGCTAAACTGTCCAGCTTCGAGCCGCCGGGCCTCGTTTTCCTTCGATGTCGCCCAAGCTACGAACAGACCGGCGCAGGCCTTGGAGGCCTCGTCCTTGTTGGCCTTCATGCCGATCGCGAGACCATGGCCGTAGCCGCCGCCCGTCAGTGGTGCCGGAGGCGGCAGGTAGCCGACCTTGCCCGCCACTTTGGAGGACTTCGGATCAATCGCCATGCCGACGAGCGGGGTGGATTCGATCAGCATCGCCACCTGGCCGGAGGTAAAAGCACCGACCGCCTCGTCCCAACCGCCAGTCTGGCTGCCCGGTGCCGAGTACTTGAAGAGTTCGAGATAGGTTTCGGTCGCCTTGACCGCCTGTTCGCCGTCGAAGACGGGCGTCTTGCCGTCGAACCAGTTGCCGCCGAACCCCTTGAAGAAGGGCATCCAGCGCCAGACATTGGCGCCGGAACCACGCTGGCCGCGCAGCGCCGTGCCGTAGATGCCCTGGTCGGGCCGGTTGAGCTTCTTCACCGCGGCGATGTATTCGTCGAGCGTCTTCGGCGGCGTGATGCCAGCCGCTTCCAGCAGGTCCTTGCGGTAGACCATCAGGTCGCCGCCGCCGGTGATCGGCGCAAACCAGACCTTGCCGTCATAGGTCGCAACCTTCTGCCGGCCGGGATCGAAATCGGCATAGTCGTAGTCCGCTGGATAATAATCCATGAGCGGCGCGACCCAGCCGGCCGAGGCGAAGAGCGCCACGTTGGCTTCGTCGATGTAGTAGACGTTGTACTTGCCGATGGTCGAGGCGTCGGCCTTGGTCTTGGCGCGCCGGTCGTTTTCGTTGAGATAGTCGATCTCGAAGGACGCGCCGCCGGATAGCGTCTCGAACTCGGACTTGTAGTCCTCGAGAAGCGTCAGCCCGTCGCGCGGCTGGGCGAGCACCTTGATCGTGCCCGAGCATTCGGCAGCGACCGCAAGCGTCGTCAGGCCAGTGGAAAAAAAGCATGCGAAGGCGATGCTCGAAACGAGCGTCTTGGCTTTTGTCATTGTGAAAAGACCTCCCCAGGTCTGCGATGCGCGCCGGATACTCCTCAGATCCGGTGCGTTTTTCCTCATAGCGAACCGTTTCGCTGGGTTCGATGATAGGCTCTGTGGCGCACCGAACTAGCGTGCGCGATGCGCCGATTCTATACTTTCATGCGCAATTCTGCTCTTGGAAGACTATTTGCAACGCAGCAAATGCAAGGATTCATCGTTGCCTCCCCCGAAAGCTCCACCTAAGAACGGGAAGTACGGCGCTGCCCTGTCAGACGCCGGTAGGCCGATGGCGTCATCTTGTGCTGCCTGAGGAAGGTGCGATTGAAATTGGAGATGTTGAGGTAGCCGACCTCGAAGCAGATGTCTGTGATCGGCATGTCGGTTTCGGCCAAGAGCTTGCACGCCTGCCAGATACGCAGCTTGTTGACGTGGTCGGTAAAGGTGTTGCCGGTGTTCTTCTTGAAGAAACGGGAAAACGCAGTCTCGCTCATGCCGGCGCGTCTGGCGAGGTCGGCAAGGTGGATTTCCGTGGCAATGTTCTCGTAGATGAAGGCCAGCGCGCCGCGCAGCACGTCGAGCGACTGCTGGTCGAGTTCCGGCGCGAACTCCGGCGAGGAGAGCAGCTCGTATTCCTCGGTGTTGACCAGAAGATCGAGCAACTGGATGAACAGCGTGAGGCGCGAAAGCCCTTTCAGGTTGCCCATGCGTTCGATCAGATCCGCGCCCTTGGTGCAGGCGTCACCATGAAACACCAGGCCGCGTTCGGCTCGGGTGAAGAACGCTTCGAGCTCTGCGAATTCTGGCAGTGTGTCGGTGATTTCGCGCATCCGGTCCGGGTGAAACTGGATGACGATATCGCGTCCTTCGATCACCTCGCCGGGTTCCGTGACCGTCACCCAGTCATGCGGCAGGTTGCTGCCGATGACGGTCAGATAGCCCGGCCCGAACTGGCCGATATGATCGCCGACGAAGGCAAGGCCCGAGGCGTTCCGGATGAGATGGATCTCGATCTCCGGATGGAAGTTCCAGACATTGCGCTCCCAAGGGTAGTTGTCGAGACGCCAGAGGAAGGTCTCGTTGACGCCGGTGACGATGTGCTCGAAGGTTGGCGGGTTGGTCGCGAGCGAAGCGGCCTTTGCCGACGCGCGTTTGGAGCCTCGCGCCGTCCTCATCGCCTGGTCCTCGCTCGCCTCGTGGCTATCGGTCGTCTCCCTTGGAGAAAAGGGCGGCTGTCTGCGACGCCCGAGCCGTCCGTTTTCTGGAATTATCTCAGGCGCGCTCCGCCCAGATCTTTGCCAGTTCGACCAGCGTCTTCACGCTCCGCTCCATGTCCTGGTGGCTGACCCATTCTAGCGGTGAGTGGAAAGCATGACCGCCGGCAAAAAGGTTGGCAGACGGCAGGCCCATGAAGGAGAGCCGCGAGCCGTCGGTGCCGCCGCGAATACTGCCGCGCACCGGCTGCATGCCGGCGCGGCGGATCGCCTCGATGGCATTCTCGACGATCTCCGGGTGACGGTCGAGGATGGCCTTCATGTTGCGATATTGCTGCTTGACTTCGAAACTGTAGGTCGAGCCCGGATAGGCCGCCATGACGTCCTTGACGATGCCTTCGAGCATCGTTTCCTTAGAGGCCAAGCCGGCTTCGTCGAAATCGCGTACGATAAGGCCGAGCTGGGCCTTGTCCATGGAGCCGGACACGCCGGTTGGATGCACGAAGCCGTTGCGGCCCTCGGTGCCCTCGGGCGAAACCTCGCGCGGCAGCCGGCTAATGATATTGCCGGCGATCTTGATGGCGTTTTCCATCTTGTCCTTGGCAAAGCCCGGATGGATGGCGACGCCATGAATGACGATCTCGACGCCATCGGCGGAGAAGGTCTCGTCCTCGATATGACCGGCGGTTTCGCCGTCGACCGTATAGCAGAACTCGGCGCCGAGCTTCTTCAAGTCGACCTTGTCGACACCGCGGCCGATCTCCTCGTCGGTGGTGAAGAGGAGCTTGATCGTGCCGTGTTTGATATCGGGATTGTCGATGAGGACCTGCGCGGCTGTGACGATCTCGGCAAGACCGGCCTTGTCGTCGGCGCCGAGCAGCGTCGTGCCGTCGGTCGTAACGATGTCATTGCCGATCTGGTCGTTGAGGACCGGATGGTCGGCGACCCGGATCACTTGCTGCGGATCGCCCGTGAGCCTGATATCGCCGCCCTGATAGTTGCGGACGATCTGCGGCTTGACGTTGGTGCCAGTGAAATCCGGCGCCGTGTCCATGTGCGAGCACCAGCAGATAACCGGCACCGGCTTTTCCACGTTCGAAGGAATTGTAGCGTACACATAGCCGTTTTCATCGAGATGCGCGTCGGCAAGGCCGATCGCCAGCAATTCCTCGACGAGCACCCGCCCGAGGTTCTTCTGCTTTTCCGTGGAAGGCTGGGTCTTCGACCTGGCGTCAGACTGGGTGTCGATGACGACATAACGAAGGAAGCGGTCGAGAACGGTATC
The nucleotide sequence above comes from Ensifer adhaerens. Encoded proteins:
- a CDS encoding ABC transporter substrate-binding protein; the encoded protein is MTKAKTLVSSIAFACFFSTGLTTLAVAAECSGTIKVLAQPRDGLTLLEDYKSEFETLSGGASFEIDYLNENDRRAKTKADASTIGKYNVYYIDEANVALFASAGWVAPLMDYYPADYDYADFDPGRQKVATYDGKVWFAPITGGGDLMVYRKDLLEAAGITPPKTLDEYIAAVKKLNRPDQGIYGTALRGQRGSGANVWRWMPFFKGFGGNWFDGKTPVFDGEQAVKATETYLELFKYSAPGSQTGGWDEAVGAFTSGQVAMLIESTPLVGMAIDPKSSKVAGKVGYLPPPAPLTGGGYGHGLAIGMKANKDEASKACAGLFVAWATSKENEARRLEAGQFSELNRTSIMTSPKFAELYGPDLGQALADTGKVTAVNFWQNPQWPDLGDRWGIILEELITGTRTDIKEGLDELDGFAKDLVARSQ
- a CDS encoding carbohydrate ABC transporter permease, which codes for MTAHALGRLFGRLILAAAAFSAVFPMFWTALNAFKNRVDIVTPTPLFFFEPTFDNFAYVLGRESVFAGLVNSLLISGASVLIGATFGLPAAYAIARYPNRWSRDIQFFVLSLRFLPPVAIAIPLMVIWLDFGLYDTRLSMIVTYSLLTLATVIWLSVPAFARVPKEVEEAARVDGYGPYAIFFLIALPIALRSLIGAVAFAFVLVWNEFLIALMLTTSDAKTLPIVASELTQLGRDVPWGILNASVVLLSIPPLLFIGVLSGMLNSAFKRKTQ
- a CDS encoding helix-turn-helix domain-containing protein, with the translated sequence MRTARGSKRASAKAASLATNPPTFEHIVTGVNETFLWRLDNYPWERNVWNFHPEIEIHLIRNASGLAFVGDHIGQFGPGYLTVIGSNLPHDWVTVTEPGEVIEGRDIVIQFHPDRMREITDTLPEFAELEAFFTRAERGLVFHGDACTKGADLIERMGNLKGLSRLTLFIQLLDLLVNTEEYELLSSPEFAPELDQQSLDVLRGALAFIYENIATEIHLADLARRAGMSETAFSRFFKKNTGNTFTDHVNKLRIWQACKLLAETDMPITDICFEVGYLNISNFNRTFLRQHKMTPSAYRRLTGQRRTSRS
- a CDS encoding carbohydrate ABC transporter permease, with translation MKQKNSLPAVFLTPAMGILAVLALVPTAYAIYISFQNRELSRPDGSFVGFANYIDLFSDRRFVNAIGVSLTWEAVTVGMTLVIAVGLGILLFECVSPRTRNLLALLFLVPVILPRVSAAFVWKFAFHPLYGIATYPYKAITGQPLDLLSNPATALATVALVDVWQWGLFFAVIVLKLLETLPPQPFEAARLDHARTWEVYAFIALPMLKAPLISLAFVKMIESLRAFDLIYVMTRGGPGITTETLDMYAFSQGFIESGRISYASSMAVLMMIATSIAFTFIWKRVQ
- a CDS encoding NAD(P)-dependent alcohol dehydrogenase yields the protein MQALVLEQKGVLSLREIDLPLELGPDDVKIAIHTVGVCGSDVHYYTHGAIGPYVVREPMVLGHEAAGTVVALGSNVKTLDVGDRVCMEPGVPDLSSRASKLGIYNVDPKVRFWATPPVHGVLAPFAIHPAAFTYKLPDNVSFAEGAMVEPFAIGMQAAARARIAPGDVAAVIGCGPIGIMVALAALAGGCSRVFISDFSAEKLAIAAQYPGITPVNIAERSFADVIATETDGWGADVVFEASGSAKAFFGIFDLVRPGGAIVLVGLPIEAVQFDVPGAISKEIRIETVFRYANIFDRALQLIASGKVDLKPLITDTFRFEDSIRAFERAASARPTDIKLQIRMDSGKD
- a CDS encoding ABC transporter ATP-binding protein encodes the protein MANIVCSNVDKQYGAVDVIRDFNLDVADHEFIVFLGPSGCGKSTLLRMIAGLEDISGGTVSIGGRTVNDLPPRDRGVAMVFQNYALYPHMTIYDNIAFGLKRMKVSKAEIDTRIRTVSATLGLEPYLARKPTELSGGQQQRVAIARAMIKTPRVFLFDEPLSNLDAKLRNHMRVEIARLHQKLKTTTIYVTHDQLEAMTLADRIVLMKGGAIEQVGTPAEIYERPRTLFVAGFIGTPNMNFIDVTAEKTEGGWLLRSAGGNFVVSDEKFALRHGQQLVLGIRPADLKIADAGSSHMSGIADLVEFHGNDALVTFLFAGKEIGALVKAGGSPKPGDAVSFSIEPESLHLFDRESGISLLKS
- the pepT gene encoding peptidase T; its protein translation is MTDTVLDRFLRYVVIDTQSDARSKTQPSTEKQKNLGRVLVEELLAIGLADAHLDENGYVYATIPSNVEKPVPVICWCSHMDTAPDFTGTNVKPQIVRNYQGGDIRLTGDPQQVIRVADHPVLNDQIGNDIVTTDGTTLLGADDKAGLAEIVTAAQVLIDNPDIKHGTIKLLFTTDEEIGRGVDKVDLKKLGAEFCYTVDGETAGHIEDETFSADGVEIVIHGVAIHPGFAKDKMENAIKIAGNIISRLPREVSPEGTEGRNGFVHPTGVSGSMDKAQLGLIVRDFDEAGLASKETMLEGIVKDVMAAYPGSTYSFEVKQQYRNMKAILDRHPEIVENAIEAIRRAGMQPVRGSIRGGTDGSRLSFMGLPSANLFAGGHAFHSPLEWVSHQDMERSVKTLVELAKIWAERA